From the genome of Rhizobacter sp. AJA081-3:
TTCACGCGGGCATCGGTGTACGGCACCTTGCCGTCGGTCAGGTCGATGTGGAACTCGTAGCCGTTGGTGCGCAGGTTCATGTAGTCGAACCAGCCGGCCAGGTTCCAGCCGTCCTTGCCACCGGCGGTCACCGGCGCGATGCCTGCAGCCTTGAGCTTCTTGCAGGCGTCGGTGAACTCGGCCCAGTTCTTCGGCTCGGCCTTCACGCCGGCCTTGTCGAACAGGTCCTTGCGGTAGAACACGCCCCACGAGTAGTACATGTAGGGCAGCGCGTAGAACTTGCCGCCCAGCGAAGCCGACTTGGTCGTGCTGGCGAACTCCTTCTCCCAGCCGTTCTTCTTCCACAGGTCCGAGATGTCCTCCAGCAGGCCGCGGCGCACGTAGTAGCGCATGCGTTCGCCGGCGTACCAGTTGATCAGGTCGGGCGACTCGGCGGACAGCCAGTTCGGCAACTGCACCTTGTAGCCTTCGGCGTCGATGTAGCTGACCTTGACCTTGATGTCCGGGTGGGCCTTCTCGAAGTCGTCGATCAGCGCCTGGAAGGCGGCCTTCTGGTTCGGGCCGTGGATGCTGGCGTTGTAGGTGATCGTGCCGGCCTGGGCGCCGGCCGTGGCCAGCAGCGCGGCCGCGGCCAGCAGGGTGAGGGTGGGGTACTTCATCGGGAGTCTCCTGCAGCGTGGTTGTGGTTGACGGGAAATTGCGCTCAGTCGCCGCGCAGGCGTGCAACGCACACGCCCTGTGCAGGCACGGTGTCGTTACCGATCAGCCAGTCCA
Proteins encoded in this window:
- a CDS encoding ABC transporter substrate-binding protein, which produces MKYPTLTLLAAAALLATAGAQAGTITYNASIHGPNQKAAFQALIDDFEKAHPDIKVKVSYIDAEGYKVQLPNWLSAESPDLINWYAGERMRYYVRRGLLEDISDLWKKNGWEKEFASTTKSASLGGKFYALPYMYYSWGVFYRKDLFDKAGVKAEPKNWAEFTDACKKLKAAGIAPVTAGGKDGWNLAGWFDYMNLRTNGYEFHIDLTDGKVPYTDARVKKTFANWKSAMDVGCFVDNITSYDYQTAQPLLYTGKAAMFLMGTFMAPGFPADVKDKMGYMQFPEIDAKVKRAEDGPTDTFHIPAKAKNKADARKFLEFAAKPENVAKLAKGMGSLPTNSKSSPPTDPLEKTSFDILSGAAGGVAQFYDRDAVKEMADEGMKGMQEFLAKPERLDAILAKLEKDRQRIHKAK